Proteins from a genomic interval of Acetobacterium woodii DSM 1030:
- a CDS encoding TetR/AcrR family transcriptional regulator — MSQTTKRALEASLKNLLRKKPLNKITIGDIANDCGINRMTFYYHFKDIYDLVEWSCMEEAARAIDGKKTYQTWQQGFLQTFQMVLENKSFITNVYHSISREQIEVYLYTVTYDLLIGVVEEEAVGLNVTESDKSFIANFYKFAFVGLLLDWIKKDMQEDPQEIIDRLSTLVYGDVSRALKRYQKDKSYQIPHND, encoded by the coding sequence ATGTCACAGACAACCAAGCGCGCGTTAGAAGCATCACTTAAAAATCTTTTACGGAAAAAACCACTTAATAAAATTACAATCGGAGATATTGCTAATGATTGCGGAATTAACCGAATGACTTTTTATTATCACTTCAAAGATATCTATGATTTAGTAGAATGGTCATGCATGGAGGAAGCCGCACGAGCCATTGACGGGAAAAAAACTTATCAGACCTGGCAACAGGGATTTTTGCAGACATTTCAGATGGTGCTTGAGAACAAATCGTTTATTACCAATGTTTACCATTCAATCAGCCGCGAACAAATCGAAGTTTATTTGTACACTGTTACTTATGATTTATTAATTGGCGTGGTGGAAGAAGAAGCGGTCGGTTTGAATGTTACCGAGTCGGATAAAAGTTTTATCGCTAATTTTTATAAATTTGCCTTTGTTGGTTTATTATTGGATTGGATCAAAAAAGATATGCAGGAAGATCCGCAAGAAATTATTGATCGGCTCAGTACCTTGGTTTATGGCGATGTTTCAAGAGCTTTAAAAAGATATCAAAAAGACAAATCTTATCAAATTCCTCATAATGATTAA
- a CDS encoding oleate hydratase, producing the protein MYYSKGNYESLARPEKPQGVERKSAYLIGSGLASLAAAAFLVRDGQMDGKRIHILEKDVLPGGACDGYKYNDLGYVIRGGREVDNRYECLWDLFHSIPSLETADASVLDEFYWLDKHDPNSSLMRATVNQGEDAHTDGKFALSDKAMLEIVNLFFTPDEALYNKRISELFSDEVLNSNFWLYWRTMFAFENWHSALEMKLYIKRFIHHIGGMPDFTAVRFTKFNQYESLIQPLVKYLEDHNVQFHYGTNVKNIIFDTKTDKKIATRIEITRDNNEEHIDLTENDLVFITNGGCVENSSLGDQNTPATFNKEIKQGGGWDMWRKIAAQDPSFGHPDKFCYDAEQSNWMSATVTTLDDRIPPYIQNICKRDPFSGKVVTGGIVTAKDSNWLLSWTFNRQPHFKTQPKDQLVGWVYGLFTDKPGNFVKKSMRECTGKEICMEWLYHIGVPVNEIEEMAERSANTIPCMMPYITAFFMPREAGDRPNVIPEGSVNFAFLGQFAETVRDTIFTIEYSVRTAMESVYTLLDIDRGVPEVWGSTYDVRDLLNATACLGDGKKLTDLDLDPNKKAMIMAVLSKIKGTDIEKLLVAYKLI; encoded by the coding sequence ATGTATTATTCAAAAGGAAATTATGAATCACTGGCACGACCTGAAAAACCACAAGGCGTTGAACGTAAATCAGCTTATTTAATTGGTTCCGGACTGGCTTCATTGGCCGCCGCCGCTTTTCTTGTTCGCGATGGTCAAATGGACGGCAAAAGAATTCATATTCTTGAAAAGGATGTTCTGCCAGGGGGGGCTTGTGATGGTTATAAATATAACGATCTTGGTTATGTCATTCGTGGAGGGCGTGAAGTTGATAATCGGTACGAATGTTTGTGGGACTTATTTCATTCCATTCCATCATTAGAAACAGCTGATGCCAGTGTCTTAGATGAATTTTATTGGCTTGACAAACATGATCCAAACTCTTCATTGATGCGAGCAACCGTCAATCAAGGCGAAGATGCTCATACCGATGGAAAGTTTGCCTTATCCGATAAAGCGATGTTAGAAATTGTGAATTTGTTTTTTACCCCGGATGAAGCGCTATATAACAAACGCATTTCCGAATTATTTAGTGATGAAGTTTTAAATTCAAATTTCTGGCTGTATTGGCGAACGATGTTTGCTTTTGAAAATTGGCACAGTGCGCTGGAAATGAAGCTGTATATCAAACGTTTTATTCATCATATTGGCGGGATGCCTGATTTTACCGCGGTGCGTTTTACAAAATTCAATCAATATGAATCATTGATTCAGCCCTTAGTTAAGTATTTAGAAGATCATAATGTGCAGTTTCATTATGGTACTAATGTGAAAAATATAATTTTTGATACTAAAACAGATAAAAAAATCGCGACGCGAATCGAGATCACCCGCGATAATAATGAAGAACACATTGATTTAACCGAAAATGATCTGGTATTTATAACCAATGGCGGTTGTGTCGAAAATTCATCACTGGGGGATCAAAATACGCCGGCAACCTTCAACAAAGAAATAAAACAAGGCGGCGGCTGGGATATGTGGCGTAAGATTGCAGCTCAAGACCCCTCTTTTGGGCATCCCGATAAATTCTGTTATGATGCCGAACAAAGCAATTGGATGTCAGCAACGGTAACGACGTTGGATGATCGGATTCCGCCTTATATCCAGAATATTTGCAAGCGCGATCCTTTTAGTGGCAAGGTAGTTACGGGTGGGATTGTTACAGCTAAGGATTCAAACTGGTTGCTTAGTTGGACATTCAATCGTCAGCCACATTTTAAAACTCAACCAAAAGATCAGTTAGTCGGCTGGGTCTATGGTTTATTTACCGACAAACCCGGTAATTTTGTCAAAAAATCCATGCGTGAATGTACCGGTAAAGAAATCTGTATGGAATGGCTGTATCATATCGGTGTTCCTGTCAATGAAATTGAAGAAATGGCAGAACGCAGTGCCAATACGATCCCTTGCATGATGCCTTACATTACGGCTTTCTTTATGCCGCGAGAAGCGGGAGACCGACCCAATGTTATTCCTGAAGGAAGTGTGAATTTCGCTTTCTTGGGTCAATTTGCAGAAACCGTTCGTGATACCATCTTTACCATTGAATACTCTGTTCGTACGGCAATGGAAAGTGTTTATACGCTTTTAGATATTGATCGTGGGGTACCGGAAGTTTGGGGCAGTACTTATGATGTTCGTGATTTACTTAATGCTACCGCATGCTTGGGCGATGGTAAAAAGCTAACCGATTTGGACTTAGATCCAAATAAAAAAGCAATGATCATGGCGGTACTTAGTAAGATTAAGGGAACGGATATTGAAAAACTGCTCGTAGCGTACAAATTAATTTAA
- a CDS encoding molybdopterin-dependent aldehyde oxidoreductase encodes MAKRKMMLLINGAERMLVCDQESDTLSDVLRRIGLTGTKVGCGTGQCGACSVILDGKVIRSCTKKMKNVEYGSEITTIEGIGSPTHLHPLQLAWIVYGGVQCGFCTPGFIVSAKGLLDINPSPTRQEVRDWFQKHRNACRCTGYKPLVDAVMAAAKVIRGEMTMEELSFDIPEDGRIYNTRYPRPAALAKVTGVCDYGDDIGMKMPEALHLAVVLARVSHAKLLAIDTSEAEQMPGVEKVITHKDVKGINRITFPVGGARAKANGFDHEILVSDKIYRYGDIVAVVAARTKKEARAAAEKVTFEYEQLPEYLNILETMAIDAPQINPEYPNIYIEAPLVKGQDTREVIKNSAHVVEGSFYSQRQPHLVIEPDTDQAYFDDEGRLTIQCKSLALGLTQGVIGAGIGFPVEKIRIIENPTGASFGYAISPLMPAIVAVATMATEKPVTITLSYEEHQHITGKRAPAFSNGKLACDEKGKLTAMEYEIAYDKGSCTEAADVLIQKGLRFMGAPYAIPNAIGLSKAVISNHAHSTAYRGFGSPQCYTCSEQLMDMLAEKVGMDPLEFRYINVYREGDRSLNGNQFDTYPMVEILDKLRPHYQEAMARAKKESTPERKRGVGIASGEYNVTSGPNDHAEVALGLNPDGTVTHYNTWEDQGQGADIGTLVHTHEALKPLGLRPDQIHLCMNDTALAPITGPAAGSRSHYMAGNATINAAEQLMNAMRKEDGTYRTYDEMVSAGIPTKYLGISDTTGQTTDLDPNTGQGNPTAEYTFGVFMAEVEVEVATGKTTVLSIKCIADVGVVGNFLAVEGQAFGGMEHGIGMALSEDYDDIQKHTSLIGSGFPFINTIPDNISIEFIETPRPTGPHGSSGCAEAFQSSPHVAVINGIYNACGVRIKELPARPEKVKALLAAKAEGREIEDKKYFLGSDLHETIDYIKANPVTVG; translated from the coding sequence ATGGCGAAAAGAAAAATGATGTTGTTAATTAATGGCGCAGAACGGATGTTAGTTTGTGACCAAGAGTCGGATACGCTGTCTGATGTATTAAGACGGATTGGTTTAACAGGGACTAAGGTTGGTTGCGGAACCGGCCAATGTGGGGCGTGTTCAGTGATCCTTGATGGCAAGGTTATTCGTTCCTGCACAAAAAAGATGAAAAATGTTGAATATGGCAGTGAAATAACAACGATTGAGGGAATTGGTTCACCAACACATCTACACCCTCTTCAACTGGCCTGGATTGTTTATGGCGGGGTACAATGTGGATTTTGTACGCCGGGATTTATCGTTTCGGCAAAAGGTCTTCTTGATATAAATCCAAGTCCGACCAGACAGGAAGTCCGGGACTGGTTCCAAAAACATCGTAATGCCTGTCGTTGTACCGGCTATAAACCTCTTGTTGATGCCGTAATGGCGGCGGCAAAAGTAATTCGGGGCGAAATGACGATGGAAGAATTGAGCTTTGATATACCTGAAGATGGACGCATTTATAATACCAGGTATCCAAGACCGGCGGCTTTGGCGAAAGTAACGGGGGTGTGTGATTATGGTGATGATATCGGCATGAAAATGCCGGAAGCACTCCATCTTGCGGTTGTATTGGCACGGGTTTCTCATGCCAAACTGTTAGCGATTGATACATCAGAAGCAGAACAGATGCCGGGAGTCGAAAAAGTAATAACACATAAAGATGTTAAAGGCATTAATCGCATTACTTTTCCAGTTGGTGGGGCCCGGGCCAAAGCAAATGGATTTGATCATGAAATCTTAGTGTCTGACAAGATATATAGATATGGCGATATTGTCGCTGTTGTAGCCGCACGAACGAAGAAAGAAGCGCGGGCAGCGGCAGAAAAAGTCACATTTGAATACGAACAGTTGCCAGAATATTTGAATATCCTTGAAACCATGGCAATTGATGCACCACAGATCAATCCGGAATACCCGAACATATATATTGAAGCACCACTTGTTAAAGGACAGGATACCAGAGAAGTGATTAAAAATTCAGCCCATGTGGTTGAAGGCAGTTTTTATTCTCAACGACAGCCGCATCTTGTTATTGAACCGGATACTGATCAGGCATATTTTGACGATGAAGGCCGTCTGACCATACAATGCAAAAGTTTAGCCCTTGGTCTGACCCAGGGCGTTATTGGTGCCGGCATTGGATTCCCGGTGGAGAAGATTAGAATTATTGAAAATCCGACTGGGGCCAGTTTTGGCTATGCCATTTCACCACTGATGCCGGCAATTGTGGCCGTGGCAACCATGGCGACTGAAAAACCGGTGACGATTACGCTCAGCTATGAAGAACATCAGCATATTACCGGGAAGCGGGCACCAGCTTTCTCAAATGGAAAACTTGCCTGTGATGAAAAAGGAAAACTGACAGCAATGGAATATGAAATAGCCTATGATAAAGGATCTTGTACGGAGGCAGCGGATGTACTCATTCAGAAAGGTCTGCGTTTTATGGGGGCACCTTACGCCATCCCCAATGCCATAGGTCTCTCCAAAGCGGTTATTTCCAATCATGCACATTCAACAGCCTATCGAGGGTTTGGTTCGCCGCAGTGTTACACTTGTTCGGAGCAGCTCATGGATATGCTGGCCGAAAAAGTTGGCATGGACCCATTGGAGTTCCGCTATATCAACGTTTATCGAGAAGGTGATCGCAGCCTGAATGGGAATCAATTCGATACTTATCCGATGGTTGAGATATTGGATAAGCTGAGACCACATTATCAGGAAGCGATGGCAAGAGCAAAAAAAGAATCCACTCCTGAACGAAAAAGAGGGGTGGGGATTGCCAGTGGTGAATACAATGTCACCAGTGGTCCGAATGATCATGCCGAGGTTGCGTTAGGACTCAATCCCGATGGAACCGTGACGCACTATAACACTTGGGAGGATCAGGGCCAGGGGGCAGATATTGGCACGCTTGTGCATACTCATGAAGCACTCAAACCACTGGGATTACGACCGGATCAGATTCATTTGTGCATGAATGATACAGCACTGGCTCCGATTACCGGACCGGCAGCGGGGAGTCGTTCTCACTACATGGCCGGTAATGCAACAATTAATGCGGCTGAACAACTGATGAACGCCATGCGTAAAGAAGATGGTACTTACCGGACCTATGATGAAATGGTCAGTGCCGGGATTCCCACAAAATATTTAGGGATCTCGGATACGACCGGACAAACGACGGATCTTGACCCGAATACCGGTCAGGGAAATCCCACCGCCGAGTATACTTTTGGCGTATTTATGGCAGAGGTTGAGGTTGAAGTCGCTACTGGAAAGACTACCGTGCTCAGCATAAAATGTATTGCTGATGTTGGTGTCGTTGGTAATTTTTTAGCAGTTGAAGGCCAGGCTTTTGGCGGAATGGAACACGGGATTGGGATGGCGTTATCAGAGGATTATGATGATATTCAAAAACATACCAGTCTCATTGGCAGCGGATTTCCATTTATTAATACGATTCCGGACAATATAAGTATTGAATTTATCGAAACGCCGAGACCGACAGGACCGCACGGTTCGTCGGGCTGTGCTGAAGCTTTCCAGAGTTCGCCGCATGTCGCTGTTATCAATGGCATTTATAATGCCTGCGGCGTGAGAATTAAAGAATTACCGGCCCGACCGGAAAAGGTAAAGGCGCTGTTAGCAGCGAAAGCAGAAGGCCGTGAAATAGAAGATAAGAAATATTTCCTCGGTTCTGATTTGCACGAGACAATTGATTACATTAAAGCAAACCCAGTGACGGTTGGGTAA
- a CDS encoding pyridine nucleotide-disulfide oxidoreductase/dicluster-binding protein, with protein MDMMTLENLKKKCTRDEPVFCTNQCPLSVDVKKLAARIASGDFQGAYKYYSSQVIFPEIISRLCDKPCQTVCLRSKIDEVVAVKNLEQACCDYVDTKETSQYYISRKNKHIAVIGGGLGGLSCAVKLARKGYAVDLYEEKDGLGGYLRESENLIPLQIIEKELARIIQKEEIRLHLGTKINTLDEIECDALYIATGWDGNGFGLKPGFDPVSLGTLRKGAFISGSIMKRSESSVLIPVREGIRVAQAIENYLKIGTMGGMAGCHEVVPSRLSVDIDGVVFEKQIVAENQESYTIPEAIAEAKRCLQCGCDMCMNSCEMLSFFEKNPKKIIDDVEASMNIVKAFTTNIASREINSCNTCGLCKEVCPENIDFEELFMSSRRVLHKGGKLPLAFHDFWMRDMEFSNSEEAFVMINANGGDKSSYLFFSGCQLGGSDPNYVINAYTYLKKHLEEEPAMMIGCCGAPAQWAGREDEHRAVIDWIRNIWENQGRPEVILACPSCRKMFEKYLPEIQVQSLWQVMAAQENSVNKSVASKKMTIFDPCASRYDPETQNSIRIILKNSGYELEELPYYPGKVQCCGYGGQIQAVNRPLFDKIVKIRVEATTHDYVTYCTNCRDTFAAAGKSAVHILDLLFSDDITASAARKPPTLTQRRENRIKLKKVLETEREGMKMASEDKPIKKIKVFIAPEVYNKMDRSFILKEDVQRTIEYCESTEKKIMDMSTGNFIGHLQDGNITFWVIYKPERDGFRLETVYSHRLVIEEGL; from the coding sequence ATGGATATGATGACACTTGAAAATTTGAAAAAAAAATGTACCAGAGATGAACCGGTATTTTGTACAAACCAGTGCCCTCTTAGTGTTGACGTAAAAAAACTGGCGGCCAGGATTGCTTCAGGAGATTTTCAAGGGGCTTATAAATATTATAGCAGTCAGGTGATTTTTCCGGAGATTATCAGCAGACTTTGTGATAAACCCTGCCAAACAGTTTGTTTAAGATCAAAAATAGATGAAGTAGTAGCGGTTAAAAACCTAGAGCAGGCTTGTTGTGATTACGTTGATACAAAAGAAACGTCCCAATATTACATCTCCCGAAAAAATAAACATATCGCCGTTATCGGGGGAGGACTTGGCGGATTGAGTTGCGCTGTTAAATTAGCTAGAAAAGGCTATGCGGTTGATCTATATGAAGAAAAAGATGGTTTGGGAGGATATTTAAGGGAATCAGAAAATTTGATTCCACTCCAGATTATCGAAAAAGAATTAGCCCGAATCATTCAGAAAGAAGAGATCAGACTGCATTTAGGCACGAAAATAAACACCCTTGATGAAATTGAATGTGACGCGCTTTACATTGCAACAGGATGGGACGGTAATGGCTTTGGCTTAAAACCAGGATTTGATCCAGTTTCTCTGGGCACATTGAGGAAGGGCGCGTTTATTAGTGGAAGCATAATGAAGCGAAGCGAAAGTTCAGTTTTAATTCCGGTGCGGGAAGGGATTCGGGTTGCGCAAGCGATTGAAAATTATTTAAAAATTGGAACAATGGGCGGGATGGCCGGCTGTCATGAGGTGGTTCCATCACGACTCAGCGTGGATATCGATGGGGTGGTGTTTGAAAAGCAGATAGTGGCTGAAAATCAAGAATCATACACGATACCGGAAGCGATAGCAGAGGCAAAAAGATGTCTTCAATGCGGGTGTGATATGTGCATGAATTCCTGTGAGATGTTGTCGTTTTTTGAAAAAAATCCTAAAAAAATCATCGATGATGTTGAAGCTTCGATGAATATCGTAAAAGCATTTACGACAAATATTGCTTCCCGGGAAATTAACTCTTGTAATACCTGTGGTTTATGTAAAGAGGTGTGTCCGGAAAATATTGATTTTGAAGAATTGTTTATGTCCAGTCGAAGAGTTCTGCACAAAGGTGGCAAGCTACCACTGGCTTTTCACGATTTTTGGATGCGGGATATGGAATTTTCCAACTCGGAAGAAGCATTTGTGATGATAAATGCCAATGGCGGCGATAAAAGCAGTTATCTTTTTTTTTCAGGGTGTCAGCTGGGAGGCTCTGATCCGAATTATGTCATCAATGCCTATACCTATCTAAAAAAGCATCTTGAGGAAGAACCAGCGATGATGATTGGATGTTGTGGTGCCCCGGCGCAGTGGGCCGGCAGAGAAGATGAACATCGGGCAGTAATTGATTGGATCAGAAATATTTGGGAAAATCAGGGAAGACCGGAAGTAATTTTGGCCTGTCCTTCCTGTCGGAAAATGTTTGAAAAATATCTGCCTGAAATACAAGTGCAATCGCTTTGGCAGGTAATGGCAGCGCAGGAAAATAGTGTAAATAAAAGCGTTGCAAGTAAAAAAATGACGATATTTGATCCTTGTGCCAGCCGCTATGATCCAGAAACTCAGAATAGTATAAGAATTATTCTAAAAAATTCAGGCTACGAGCTGGAGGAATTGCCTTATTACCCCGGGAAGGTTCAATGTTGTGGTTATGGGGGCCAGATTCAGGCAGTAAATAGGCCTCTTTTTGATAAAATTGTGAAGATTCGGGTCGAAGCGACAACGCATGATTATGTTACCTATTGTACCAATTGTCGAGACACTTTTGCAGCCGCTGGCAAATCAGCGGTTCATATTCTTGATTTGCTCTTTAGTGACGATATCACGGCCAGCGCAGCCAGAAAACCACCGACGTTGACTCAGCGTAGAGAAAACCGGATTAAGCTAAAAAAGGTGCTTGAGACAGAAAGAGAAGGAATGAAAATGGCGTCCGAAGATAAGCCGATAAAGAAAATCAAGGTCTTTATTGCCCCGGAAGTTTATAATAAAATGGACCGAAGTTTTATTTTAAAGGAAGATGTTCAGAGGACGATCGAGTATTGCGAATCAACCGAGAAAAAGATCATGGATATGTCAACCGGGAATTTTATCGGTCATCTCCAGGATGGAAACATCACCTTTTGGGTTATATACAAACCTGAAAGAGATGGATTCCGGTTGGAAACTGTTTATAGTCATCGGCTCGTAATAGAGGAGGGCTTGTGA
- a CDS encoding DUF2284 domain-containing protein, with protein sequence MLREKIIAAIEAVGFDEYREIEATELIFSEDVFASCKANTCGNYGKNHSCPPLSGDMQKNRNRFTAYKQAIILNKIMFLGNYYEKMEACGHTVAHLLNCLRESLSDEPVLIAGPGGCDHCDPCAAKTDEPCHFPDQKRYSMEGSGMDIVTLSRRLNMTYNGGDKKVGFFMVVMY encoded by the coding sequence ATGTTACGAGAAAAAATTATCGCGGCCATTGAGGCCGTCGGATTTGATGAATACCGGGAAATCGAAGCCACGGAGCTGATCTTTAGTGAGGATGTATTTGCCAGTTGCAAAGCCAATACTTGCGGCAATTACGGAAAAAACCATTCATGTCCACCGCTGTCCGGCGATATGCAAAAAAACCGCAACCGCTTTACCGCCTATAAACAAGCAATTATTCTAAATAAAATCATGTTCCTCGGTAATTACTACGAAAAGATGGAAGCGTGTGGTCATACCGTTGCCCACTTGCTTAACTGCCTGCGCGAGAGCTTATCTGACGAACCCGTGCTGATTGCCGGTCCCGGTGGCTGCGACCACTGCGATCCCTGTGCCGCTAAAACGGATGAACCCTGTCATTTTCCCGACCAAAAACGTTACTCCATGGAAGGGAGCGGCATGGACATTGTCACCCTTTCACGCCGCCTCAACATGACCTATAACGGCGGTGATAAAAAAGTCGGCTTTTTTATGGTGGTGATGTATTAA
- a CDS encoding DVU_1557 family redox protein encodes MSEVEKSSTLICLKCNVPLKMQTNKFSYLGFNFNTEIPTCPRCGLMFLSEELVKGKVTEVEKGLEDK; translated from the coding sequence ATGAGCGAAGTTGAAAAAAGTTCGACATTAATTTGTCTGAAATGTAATGTTCCGCTAAAAATGCAGACAAATAAATTTTCATATCTCGGTTTTAATTTTAATACCGAAATCCCAACATGTCCTCGTTGTGGATTGATGTTTTTATCCGAGGAACTGGTTAAGGGAAAGGTAACAGAAGTGGAAAAGGGGCTTGAAGATAAGTAA
- a CDS encoding EAL domain-containing protein: MRISNQENSISEEKIDIYEIVQTKNLVAYFQPIISVTAKKIIGLEGLIRGIKPATTEFISPLLLFESAYKENLATELDRACRDKVLTAFQHFYQSDPELLLFLNLDTAIIDNVGGSDYLNEQVKKIGLNSKNIVIEINESKAQDTLKLTQFVNTYKSYGYLIALDDVGAGFSNMDRVAELKPDIIKIDRSIIQNMDCIYHKQEVFKSLVNLANKIGSLIIAEGVETKNEAIQVLKLGGQVIQGFYFSKPQEHFIGNETLINKATDVVGEYKALLLKELEAYNQKCLNYTHIVNGIIKALIIVDTPAEFNVQLLNCIDHADSIDCVYILDESGIQFSDTIGAKNIGACEKLVFHSAKIGVDHSIKNFYYNLIKRKQDIYITDPYVSMATGSLCITYSRVFKHLNKKYILCVDFLENLTSVPVT, translated from the coding sequence TTGCGTATATCAAATCAAGAAAATTCGATTTCAGAAGAAAAAATTGATATTTATGAAATCGTTCAAACAAAAAATTTAGTCGCTTATTTTCAACCCATTATATCGGTAACGGCTAAGAAAATAATCGGTCTCGAAGGCTTGATCCGGGGCATTAAACCCGCCACCACCGAATTTATATCCCCGCTGCTTCTTTTTGAAAGTGCTTATAAAGAAAACCTGGCCACCGAACTTGATCGTGCCTGCCGGGATAAAGTGCTGACCGCATTTCAGCACTTTTATCAATCCGATCCAGAACTGCTATTATTTTTAAACCTCGATACCGCTATTATTGATAATGTCGGTGGCTCCGATTATTTAAACGAGCAGGTCAAAAAAATTGGTTTAAACAGCAAAAATATCGTCATTGAAATAAATGAGTCCAAAGCTCAAGACACCTTAAAACTTACTCAATTTGTCAATACCTATAAAAGCTATGGCTACCTAATCGCGCTCGACGATGTTGGTGCTGGTTTTTCAAATATGGATCGTGTTGCCGAATTAAAACCGGACATCATTAAAATTGATCGATCAATTATCCAGAATATGGATTGTATTTATCATAAACAGGAAGTTTTTAAATCACTTGTTAATTTAGCCAATAAAATTGGTTCTTTAATTATTGCTGAAGGCGTGGAAACTAAAAATGAAGCGATTCAAGTGTTGAAACTCGGCGGTCAAGTTATTCAAGGGTTTTATTTTTCAAAACCCCAGGAACATTTTATTGGCAATGAGACGCTCATTAATAAGGCAACTGATGTTGTTGGCGAATACAAAGCTCTTTTACTTAAAGAACTGGAAGCATATAATCAAAAATGTTTAAACTATACCCACATCGTAAATGGAATAATAAAGGCCCTTATCATAGTCGATACGCCTGCCGAATTTAACGTTCAACTCCTAAATTGTATCGATCATGCCGATTCAATCGATTGTGTCTACATCCTTGATGAATCAGGAATTCAATTTAGTGATACGATCGGCGCAAAAAATATTGGGGCCTGTGAAAAATTGGTTTTCCATTCAGCCAAAATTGGCGTCGACCATTCAATCAAAAATTTCTATTACAATTTAATTAAACGAAAACAAGATATTTACATCACTGACCCTTATGTATCAATGGCCACTGGAAGTCTTTGCATCACCTATTCACGGGTTTTTAAACATCTTAATAAAAAATACATTTTGTGTGTCGATTTTCTGGAAAATCTAACCTCGGTACCCGTCACCTAA